One Ananas comosus cultivar F153 linkage group 1, ASM154086v1, whole genome shotgun sequence DNA window includes the following coding sequences:
- the LOC109719345 gene encoding protein WEAK CHLOROPLAST MOVEMENT UNDER BLUE LIGHT 1-like translates to MDETKCDEEQLPESQATSAETPIPPTNNEDTNIEPDIRDSLTQANEKSTLSESSNESKDPIDDDDDSVALSSQVLVDSTPRALDKLTKPDSSNDLKTPVDVRTNDGPIDSTNKGKAVLVLNDVQSGSEARPSFAMRVKEYRPGSQVKSENLRKEAWESSNSRDRGRSVNPHRGVIDTAAPFESVKAAVSKFGGIVDWKAHKSLTLERSGDVQLELEKVQKEIPAHKMQLQATEEAKAQVLKELESTRRLVEEVKLDLEKVQTEEAQAKQDSELAQLRMKEIEQGIAGEASVVAKAQLDVGRARRDSAFAELKSVKEELQALQEQYGALLCEKDAMIRKADESISESKGIEKKVEELTVELISAKEKLESAHAAHLDAEDRRIGASLAREQDCIAWEKELKQAEEEIKRLNEQRSSAEDLKSKLNSASDLLLNLKAELAACTEAKLNGEDDNITGETNKMRKSIQEALDSKRKEIEEVEGSIEKAKEEVSGLKLAVSTLRSELDKEKAVLATVKQREGMASIAVSSLEAELNKTREEIETVEAKEKETRENMMELPKLLPEAAQEANRAKSAAKLAQEELRKADEEAEQAKASVITTEIRMHAALKEIEAARTSEKLALAAIKALQDSEEATSLGEDSPKGETLSIDEYFTLSKRAHEAEVAAREKAMAATAQVESAKESEFKSLEILNQVYKEIEQKREALRVASEKAEKAQKEKLAAEQELRNWREESEQRRKIGDTARSATFPKRSYSAKIKSFDEREHEISAEATVDPKSYTPQSSPEQNVSDAKLRRKRSFFPRVVMSVMTRRKAQTDK, encoded by the exons ATGGACGAAACGAAATGCGACGAAGAACAGCTACCAGAATCTCAGGCAACTTCTGCAGAGACTCCGATTCCTCCGACGAATAACGAAGATACGAACATCGAGCCAGATATTCGTGATAGCTTAACACAAGCAAATGAGAAATCTACTTTGTCAGAGAGCTCGAATGAATCGAAGGATCCTATAGATGACGATGACGACTCTGTGGCTTTATCATCGCAAGTGCTTGTAGATTCGACACCTCGTGCATTGGATAAACTTACGAAGCCGGATAGCTCAAATGATCTGAAGACGCCTGTAGATGTTCGGACTAATGACGGTCCTATTGATTCGACGAACAAGGGAAAAGCTGTTTTGGTGCTTAATGATGTTCAGAGTGGCAGTGAAGCTCGTCCATCGTTTGCAATGAGAGTTAAAGAATACAGGCCTGGTTCACAGGTGAAGAGTGAGAATTTGAGAAAGGAAGCATGGGAGTCGAGTAATTCTCGAGACCGTGGAAGAAGTGTGAATCCACACAGGGGTGTCATCGACACTGCAGCGCCTTTTGAATCGGTTAAGGCAGCTGTCTCGAAGTTTGGGGGGATCGTTGATTGGAAAGCGCACAAATCGCTGACTCTTGAG CGAAGTGGCGATGTCCAACTTGAACTTGAGAAGGTACAAAAAGAAATTCCAGCGCACAAAATGCAACTGCAAGCTACCGAGGAGGCAAAAGCGCAGGTCCTTAAGGAGCTAGAGAGCACCAGAAGGCTCGTAGAAGAAGTCAAACTCGATCTCGAGAAGGTGCAAACTGAAGAGGCCCAGGCAAAACAGGACTCGGAGCTTGCGCAACTTCGAATGAAAGAAATTGAGCAAGGAATCGCCGGCGAAGCCAGCGTGGTGGCCAAGGCGCAGCTGGACGTTGGACGAGCACGCCGCGATAGCGCTTTTGCGGAACTAAAGTCTGTGAAAGAAGAGCTGCAAGCACTACAGGAACAGTATGGTGCATTACTTTGTGAAAAAGATGCTATGATAAGAAAAGCAGATGAGTCTATTAGCGAATCGAAGGGGATTGAAAAGAAAGTGGAGGAACTCACCGTAGAGCTTATTTCTGCTAAGGAAAAGTTGGAGTCAGCGCATGCCGCGCATCTCGACGCAGAGGACCGTAGGATCGGCGCATCTTTGGCGAGAGAACAAGATTGTATTGCTTGGGAGAAAGAGCTGAAGCAAGCAGAAGAGGAGATCAAACGACTAAACGAGCAGCGGTCGTCGGCAGAGGACCTGAAGTCGAAGTTAAATTCAGCATCTGATTTGTTACTGAATCTGAAAGCTGAGCTGGCAGCCTGCACAGAGGCAAAGTTGAACGGCGAAGATGATAATATAACCGGCGAGACAAATAAAATGCGAAAGTCCATTCAAGAAGCACTGGATtcgaaaagaaaagagattgaGGAAGTTGAAGGGAGTATCGAGAAAGCGAAAGAAGAGGTCAGCGGTTTAAAACTTGCAGTTTCAACTCTTAGATCGGAGCTGGATAAAGAGAAAGCAGTCCTCGCAACCGTGAAGCAGAGGGAAGGAATGGCTTCTATAGCAGTTTCGTCTCTCGAAGCCGAGCTCAATAAAACAAGAGAAGAGATAGAAACCGTTGAGGCGAAAGAAAAGGAAACCAGAGAAAACATGATGGAGCTACCTAAGCTGTTGCCAGAAGCTGCTCAAGAAGCCAATCGAGCCAAGTCGGCCGCAAAGCTAGCGCAAGAAGAGCTTAGAAAAGCCGACGAAGAAGCCGAACAAGCCAAAGCCAGCGTGATCACCACCGAGATAAGAATGCATGCGGCTTTAAAGGAAATAGAGGCTGCGAGGACTTCAGAGAAGTTGGCGCTCGCTGCGATCAAAGCATTGCAAGATAGTGAGGAGGCTACAAGTTTAGGAGAGGACTCTCCCAAAGGAGAGACCCTTTCAATTGACGAGTACTTCACTCTTAGCAAGAGAGCTCATGAAGCCGAAGTGGCGGCCCGTGAGAAAGCAATGGCTGCGACGGCGCAGGTTGAGTCAGCTAAGGAGTCCGAATTCAAGAGCTTAGAGATACTAAATCAAGTATACAAAGAAATAGAGCAAAAGAGAGAAGCTTTGAGAGTTGCATCAGAGAAGGCAGAGAAGGCCCAGAAGGAAAAATTGGCTGCCGAGCAGGAATTGCGGAACTGGAGAGAGGAAAGCGAACAGCGTCGTAAAATCGGAGATACTGCAAGAAGTGCAACTTTTCCTAAACGAAGTTATAGCGCTAAAATTAAGAGCTTTGATGAGAGAGAACATGAAATTAGTGCCGAAGCAACGGTGGATCCAAAGTCGTATACGCCACAAAGTAGCCCAGAGCAGAATGTTTCGGATGCGAAGTTGAGAAGGAAGAGATCGTTTTTTCCTCGGGTCGTCATGTCTGTCATGACAAGGAGAAAAGCTCAGACGGACAAGTAA
- the LOC109710104 gene encoding caltractin-like: protein MASVNVKGHKREKPRSRISQQKRQEIKEAFDLFDIDGSGTIDGKELNVAMRALGFEMTEEQINQMIADVDKDGSGAIDFDEFVYMMTTKIGEKDTREELMKAFRIIDQDNNGKISDVDIQRIARDLGESFTLQEIREMIEAADRNGDGEVDANEFITIMKNTKFCN, encoded by the exons ATG GCTAGTGTTAATGTAAAGGGACATAAGAGAGAAAAGCCTCGAAGTCGTATATCACAACAAAAGAGGCAGGAAATAAAGGAAGCATTTGATCTTTTTGACATAGATGGTTCTG GCACTATTGATGGCAAAGAGTTGAATGTCGCAATGAG GGCCTTGGGGTTTGAAATGACAGAAGAG CAAATTAATCAGATGATTGCTGATGTTGACAAAGATGGCAGTGGTgcaattgattttgatgaatttGTGTACATGATGACTACCAAGATCGGAGAGAAAGACACTAGAGAGGAACTTATGAAGGCTTTTCGTATTATTGACCAAGATAATAAT GGGAAGATATCCGATGTTGATATCCAGCGTATTGCTAGAGATTTGGGTGAAAGCTTTACTCTTCAGGAGATTAGAGAGATGATAGAAGCAGCAGATCGCAACG GTGATGGAGAAGTAGATGCCAATGAATTCATCACGATCATGAAAAACACGAAGTTCTGTAACTAG
- the LOC109710097 gene encoding CLK4-associating serine/arginine rich protein yields the protein MWHEARRSERKVHDLMDAARKRAQRRAIYLAKRRGDPQQSLQVVGSRCRVHRDDGLYQATQDQQGLIPWNGKEDILIDRFDGRALLDFIRDSGSRTFRAQQKTGEEEEVEEFVNFERYRDLIKHRRRGFTDEEGLQHVHQELEAKSVISLNFERPHSSQPPVNKGSYSQVGFSYNGDSNEDSQNVDGDDEDEDDEDEDDDDDEKDFSSDDSNDERMETIAKEFGVKRYNWLVYMDKKAKEEEKRQKEIIKGDPAIRKLSRKERRKASQMEREREREAARSVGRAPHHDPYREQRRSPTYEAYPRSRRSRSRSRSRTPARSRRHDYGSHADNGYRSKSKPPKIEYITEFAVSIGNDDPKMEAISPPSSPVQADPLNRPSGGRILEALHTDPASSLSLEQEKSIKLSKPSVSSSSALAKLRQTATGGSAKTPQSEKKETPQERLKRIMSKQLNKQIKKDTAAELAKKREQERQRQEKLAETSRLSRYSRRSYSRSPSRSPPRRHHRRSRSRSRSRTPPRYRSRSRSHSHSRSRSPRYRSRSRY from the exons ATGTGGCACGAGGCGCGGCGATCGGAGAGGAAGGTGCACGACCTGATGGACGCGGCGCGGAAGCGGGCGCAGCGCCGCGCGATCTACCTCGCGAAGCGCCGCGGCGATCCGCAGCAGTCGCTCCAGGTCGTCGGATCGCGGTGCCGCGTCCACCGCGATGATGGGCTCTACCAGGCCACGCAGGATCAGCAGGGCCT GATACCGTGGAATGGAAAGGAAGATATTTTGATTGACAG ATTTGACGGCCGTGCTCTGCTTGATTTCATTCGCGATTCTGGTAGTCGAACTTTCCGTGCTCAACAGAAGACTGGTGAAGAGGAAGAAGTTGAGGAGTTTGTTAATTTTGAGCGTTATCGGGATTTGATTAAGCATCGGCGAAGAGGAT TTACTGATGAGGAGGGTTTGCAGCATGTTCATCAAGAGTTGGAGGCGAAGTCCGTAATTTCCTTGAATTTTGAGAG ACCACATTCATCACAACCTCCGGTGAATAAAGGTTCATACTCACAAGTTGGATTCTCATACAACGGAGACAGTAATGAAGACTCTCAGAATGTAGATGGTGATGATGAGGACGAAGacgatgaagatgaagatgatgacgatgatgagaAAGATTTCAGTAGTGATGATAGTAACGATGAACGAATGGAAACAATTGCAAAAGAGTTTGGTGTCAAGAGATATAACTGGCTTGTTTATATGGACAAGAAGgccaaagaggaagagaaacgGCAGAAGGAAATCATCAAAGGGGATCCTGCTATT AGAAAATTGAGTCGCAAGGAAAGGAGGAAAGCTTCTCAGatggaaagggaaagagagcGGGAAGCAGCACGTTCGGTTGGAAGGGCGCCGCATCATGATCCCTACCG GGAACAAAGGCGAAGTCCTACTTATGAAGCTTATCCTAGGAGTAGAAG ATCAAGATCCAGGTCAAGATCACGTACGCCTGCACGTTCAAGAAGACACGATTATGGCTCGCATGCCGATAATGGTTATCGAAGCAAGTCAAAGCCTCCCAAGATTGAATATATCACAGAATTTGCAGTTTCAATTGGCAATGATGATCCAAAAATGGAAGCAATCTCTCCACCATCATCTCCAGTGCAAGCTGATCCTCTCAACCG GCCATCAGGTGGTCGAATCCTTGAAGCACTTCACACTGATCCTGCATCTTCTTTGTCCCTTGAGCAGGAAAAGAGTATTAAATTATCAAAACCATCAGTCAG TTCATCATCAGCACTAGCAAAACTGAGACAGACTGCTACTGGAGGGTCTGCTAAAACTCCACAGAGTGAGAAGAAAGAAACGCCTCAGGAGCGCCTTAAACGGATAATGAGTAAACAACTGAACAAGCAGA TTAAAAAGGATACTGCTGCTGAGTTGGCGAAAAAGCGGGAGCAGGAACGGCAAAGGCAGGAGAAGCTTGCTGAAACGAGTAGATTAAGTCGCTACAGCCGTCGTAGCTATAGCAGAAGCCCAAGCAGGTCTCCACCAAG AAGGCATCATCGGCGTAGTAGAAGCCGTAGTAGGAGCAGGACCCCCCCGAGATATCGATCACGATCCCGTTCACACTCGCATTCTCGCTCTCGTTCTCCAAG GTATAGAAGCCGATCTAGATACTGA
- the LOC109715387 gene encoding uncharacterized protein LOC109715387, with amino-acid sequence MVDVDRRTPGLPPAHAAGLRRLSSRAAAGVSSSSSGARAGLLSFSALAESLLSHLRSCGVPVLPGLSDAELLRLEAELGLSFPPDLRALLSLGLPSAPGFPDWRSPLPLLLPSLRLPSAALALHSGSAAPALIRSSALLPPALPALAGNPVFRVDDDAATTRPRLLLRRRLADFFRREAAFRSDSDSAPALPLRRQLSAPIPPPPPPSASSARRSLDSSIAGKKPRWIEFWSDAALDRRARASSASSHPPDPEQFLEIQVQNSIPIPNPSLLPDWVRTYLDRIGSVLREGGWGEPEVAEMVHVASSGLLDNVVVVDGEAILDALLLRADRCSDSLRRAGWSSDEVVEALGLGSAPERRRRSKVSLPPRIALRMEKLAGAVSNS; translated from the exons ATGGTCGACGTCGACCGCCGCACTCCGGGGCTCCCCCCGGCGCACGCCGCGGGGCTCCGCCGCCTCTcctcccgcgccgccgccggcgtctcctcctcctcctccggcgcccGGGCGgggctcctctccttctccgccCTGGCCGAGTCCCTCCTCTCCCACCTCCGCTCGTGCGGCGTCCCCGTCCTCCCGGGCCTCTCCGACGCGGAGCTCCTCCGCCTCGAGGCCGAGCTCGGCCTCTCCTTCCCCCCCGACCTCCGCGCCCTCCTCTCCCTCGGCCTCCCCTCCGCCCCCGGCTTCCCCGACTGGCGCTCCccgctccccctcctcctcccctccctccGCCTCCCCTCCGCTGCCCTCGCCCTCCAC TCCGGCTCCGCCGCGCCCGCCCTCATCCGCTCTTCCGCGCTGCTACCTCCCGCCCTCCCAGCCCTTGCCGGCAACCCCGTCTTCCGCGTCGACGACGACGCGGCGACGACGCGCCCGCGTCTCCTGCTGCGCCGCCGACTCGCCGACTTCTTCCGCCGCGAGGCCGCCTTCCGATCCGACTCCGACTCCGCCCCCGCCCTCCCCCTCCGTCGCCAGCTCTCCGCCCCCAtccctccccctccgcctcccTCTGCCTCCTCCGCCCGCCGCAGCCTCGACTCCTCCATCGCCGGGAAGAAGCCCCGCTGGATCGAGTTCTGGAGCGACGCCGCCCTCGATCGCCGCGCCcgcgcctcctccgcctcctcccatCCCCCCGATCCAGAGCAGTTCCTCGAGATCCAGGTCCAAAACTCCATCCCTatccctaaccctagcctcctcCCCGACTGGGTCCGAACCTACCTGGACCGGATCGGATCCGTGCTCCGCGAGGGCGGGTGGGGGGAGCCCGAGGTGGCGGAGATGGTCCACGTGGCGTCGTCGGGGCTACTCGAcaacgtcgtcgtcgtcgacggcGAGGCGATCCTCGACGCACTCCTCCTGAGGGCCGACCGGTGCTCGGACTCGCTCCGCCGCGCCGGGTGGAGCTCCGACGAGGTCGTCGAGGCGCTTGGCCTCGGCTCCGCCCCGGAGCGGCGGCGTAGGTCGAAGGTAAGCTTACCGCCCCGGATCGCACTCAGAATGGAGAAGCTCGCAGGGGCGGTTTCTAACTCGTAG